The following proteins are co-located in the Micromonospora coriariae genome:
- a CDS encoding UDP-glucose dehydrogenase family protein translates to MTIPYPTIQPTPAIATVSPPSGAPRPRVTFLGTGYLGATYAICYAELGYEVLGFDVDADKIAMLNAGQVPIHEPGLDELLKRNLAAGRLRFSTDIAETAEFGDVHFICVGTPQRADGMGADLSYVEASVTSLAQHLTRKSLIVGKSTVPVGTADWVEQLVGKHTPNDLGVEVAWSPEFLQEGFAVDDVLRPNRIVVGVKSEWANGMLYAAHKGVFDLAATEDREVPLVVTDFATAELVKVAANAFLATKISFINAMAEVCEASGGDVTQLARAIGYDPRIGNRFLQAGLGFGGACLPKDIRAFQARAQELGAGEALRFLHEVDLINLRRRTRVLQLAADLLGRRSGPAGPDFSGTRIAVLGATFKPNTDDVRDAPALAVAALLQKAGADVHVYDPQGTENARRAVPELTYETGINEAVTGADLVCVLTEWADFRNADPVALGELVAGRKVVDGRNCLDSALWTQAGWEYRGMGRP, encoded by the coding sequence GTGACGATCCCCTATCCCACCATCCAGCCGACCCCCGCCATCGCCACGGTGTCGCCGCCCTCGGGCGCGCCCCGTCCGCGGGTGACGTTCCTGGGGACCGGTTACCTGGGTGCGACGTACGCCATCTGCTACGCCGAACTGGGCTACGAGGTGCTCGGCTTCGACGTGGACGCAGACAAGATCGCGATGCTGAACGCCGGTCAGGTGCCGATCCACGAGCCGGGCCTGGACGAGCTGCTCAAGCGCAACCTGGCCGCCGGCCGGCTGCGGTTCAGCACCGACATCGCGGAGACCGCCGAGTTCGGCGACGTGCACTTCATCTGCGTCGGCACCCCCCAGCGGGCCGACGGAATGGGCGCCGACCTGTCGTACGTCGAGGCGTCGGTGACCAGCCTCGCGCAGCACCTGACCCGCAAGTCGCTGATCGTCGGCAAGTCCACCGTGCCGGTGGGCACCGCCGACTGGGTGGAGCAGCTGGTCGGCAAGCACACTCCCAACGACCTGGGCGTCGAGGTGGCGTGGAGCCCCGAGTTCCTCCAGGAGGGCTTCGCCGTCGACGACGTGCTGCGCCCGAACCGGATCGTGGTCGGCGTGAAGAGCGAGTGGGCCAACGGCATGCTCTACGCCGCGCACAAGGGCGTGTTCGACCTGGCCGCCACCGAGGACCGCGAGGTGCCCCTCGTGGTCACCGACTTCGCGACCGCCGAACTGGTCAAGGTCGCCGCGAACGCGTTCCTGGCCACCAAGATCTCCTTCATCAACGCGATGGCCGAGGTCTGCGAGGCCTCCGGCGGCGACGTCACCCAGCTGGCGCGGGCGATCGGCTACGACCCGCGGATCGGCAACCGGTTCCTCCAGGCCGGCCTCGGCTTCGGCGGCGCCTGCCTGCCCAAGGACATTCGGGCCTTCCAGGCACGGGCTCAGGAGCTGGGTGCCGGGGAGGCACTGCGCTTCCTGCACGAGGTCGACCTGATCAACCTGCGCCGCCGTACCCGGGTGCTCCAGCTCGCCGCGGACCTGCTCGGCCGCCGCTCCGGGCCGGCCGGCCCGGACTTCTCCGGCACCCGGATCGCCGTGCTGGGCGCCACCTTCAAGCCCAACACCGACGACGTCCGCGACGCCCCGGCGCTCGCCGTCGCCGCGCTGCTGCAGAAGGCCGGCGCCGACGTGCACGTGTACGACCCGCAGGGCACCGAGAACGCTCGCCGCGCGGTACCCGAGCTGACCTACGAGACCGGCATCAACGAGGCGGTCACCGGCGCCGACCTGGTGTGCGTCCTCACCGAGTGGGCCGACTTCCGCAACGCCGACCCGGTCGCCCTCGGCGAGCTGGTCGCCGGCCGCAAGGTGGTCGACGGCCGCAACTGCCTCGACTCCGCACTGTGGACCCAGGCCGGCTGGGAGTACCGGGGCATGGGCCGCCCCTGA
- a CDS encoding SCO7613 C-terminal domain-containing membrane protein — MATFQCSSCGREIKPAVRCPHCGADQAQWVEHLADIERSIAEMKARDAAIAREQRQIAAKMQAALFQRDILAHAGEERLKQATRPRRVLRRRPSRRPPTAATGAPPRVPRQGTPPIGEDPPPLPPQASWLDADDPEHPPEASSREVQNIPLGLGALLLGVAAVVFAAVATSSMDALARLGILLLATVLMLLAPPALARRGLTSTAETISAVGLLLVPLAGNALWAVDRIGNGGASGAIFAGVIFAVTAVVAFGYAGWTGLRTPRFATVLAAQPVLPLLAYDRVTGPGGWALVLTLVAVLDLWLTRSAVTVERPVRQDLPDPGTPSAPRQRAAESRPEGDPEEAAELIDAGPGAADTRPVRPVPGLRELIWLLHGVAVAVALAYAVTALLRAETVPAATGAGMALLLAATVGLGGALVLRRPPLPDVAAGILTLAVIGTLGRIASVALPGRALLLIAAVITVTGLAVRAVPEAARRGPQVASAVALTVSGLVVAGGALRAGVAPVRASLPAWGADLDRYPAELAAAVGPTTWQLAAAAFLLTIAAVLALPPDIRREFAVAGAALTALAVPASFGLGWASAPWPMVLTAVGIGVTGLSARTSRAALAHAVGAALVGLLGAGASLAGPTLTAAVLLTLFAAGALVALAPRVRIASAAADTVTAWAAGGAAFALPGAVAAFVAATVPTDPTPTPASLREVTVPVLAASFLAVCVTLGYAAVVQVSQRRIPAPLSVGTGLGALVVTAAAFGAPGATVADAWVGALLLVAAVLLFLAPSIDAGRRSDLTLDGSDLAAAAVTTALIATLVRIAAVLTPGGQLAVAAGLVLLVAVGARAMPEEWRRGPILGITVGGLLIGVLAGWTALRGGLGVLATPGPIWDGDLSGWPAAPTGGATWQAPVALALLSIAAGILLPPPWRWDVSGAAVVLATIGAPTAFDLPWWSPVLVGGMVATVYGMAAVATEEARAGLSRATVAGVVALHAAGAGLVRPWTTALALGSIALIGVVVAALARVLAGPQVTDIATEGMPPHLVQIGGAAAGAALLALPGAVAALAAEFEHSAQVVLTAALAASSLGLAAVAAVRRHVPQYLPWVSVAVVGGATISALAAIPTGLASGVYAAAAALLGVLAELVRAATVPPAGSAQPVRRWAVLLDGALRRLPDDPERRRWRVSPSAGALAAAALPTALALASITPALVTALVDPHRTLTRIWEGPPPELLSPPPDVVDPTHVLTALLLTATAALAATGFSGGRRSRAVPVVLPGAAVTLLITPIALGNGWPASALAALSVFTIAMLGLALTPPPPLVEPARSLRLARVLVFVIGLAAGGAGLAGSLATRELTLFTLGGAVGVGVVAALYGATQRARILGWLFASLMAQLFVLTAGLVAGLAAVWSAFGVLAVGAVLQVFAATLPRLRRPEAQREAATVEWSGYAAALIALALAFDSPRHIAALLAAWGAVLGVAATRPGRRPVERRILFWAVVACEITAWWILMRVADVALPEAYTLPFAALALLVGVLELRQRSDMSSWVAYGPALVAAFVPTLAIVLATESSTLRQMLLLLGAVAVLIFGSSSRQQAPVIVGSSVTAITAIHALFSLGPWLALIPVGILLLILGASNERRRRAQERLQTALRGMR, encoded by the coding sequence GTGGCGACGTTTCAGTGCTCCTCGTGCGGCCGGGAGATCAAACCGGCCGTCCGCTGCCCGCACTGTGGGGCCGATCAGGCCCAGTGGGTCGAACACCTGGCCGACATCGAACGCTCGATCGCGGAGATGAAGGCGCGCGACGCCGCCATCGCCCGCGAGCAGCGGCAGATCGCCGCCAAGATGCAGGCCGCGCTCTTCCAGCGGGACATCCTCGCGCACGCCGGTGAGGAACGACTCAAGCAGGCCACCCGGCCCCGGCGGGTGCTGCGCCGCCGTCCCAGCCGCCGGCCACCGACCGCCGCCACCGGCGCCCCACCCCGGGTGCCCCGTCAGGGCACCCCACCCATCGGGGAGGACCCGCCGCCGCTCCCGCCCCAGGCGTCCTGGCTCGATGCGGACGACCCGGAGCACCCACCGGAGGCGTCCTCCCGCGAGGTGCAGAACATCCCCCTCGGGCTGGGCGCGCTGCTGCTCGGGGTCGCCGCGGTGGTCTTCGCCGCGGTGGCGACCAGCTCGATGGACGCGCTGGCCCGGCTCGGCATCCTGCTCCTCGCCACGGTACTGATGCTGCTCGCCCCGCCGGCGCTGGCCCGACGCGGGCTCACCTCGACCGCCGAGACGATCTCCGCGGTCGGCCTGCTGCTGGTGCCGCTTGCCGGGAACGCCCTGTGGGCGGTGGACCGGATCGGCAACGGCGGGGCCTCCGGCGCGATCTTCGCCGGGGTGATCTTCGCGGTCACCGCCGTTGTCGCGTTCGGATACGCCGGCTGGACGGGCCTGCGTACACCCCGGTTCGCCACCGTGCTCGCCGCGCAGCCGGTGCTGCCGCTGCTGGCCTACGACCGGGTCACCGGGCCGGGCGGCTGGGCCCTGGTGCTCACCCTGGTCGCAGTCCTCGACCTCTGGCTGACCCGCTCCGCAGTGACGGTGGAGCGACCCGTCCGGCAGGACCTGCCGGACCCGGGCACGCCGTCCGCGCCCCGGCAACGCGCCGCCGAGAGCCGGCCCGAGGGCGACCCGGAGGAGGCCGCCGAGCTGATCGACGCCGGCCCGGGGGCCGCCGACACCCGGCCGGTGCGCCCGGTGCCCGGTCTGCGGGAGCTGATCTGGCTGCTCCACGGGGTGGCGGTCGCCGTCGCCCTGGCGTACGCCGTCACCGCCCTGCTCCGGGCGGAGACCGTGCCGGCGGCGACCGGTGCCGGGATGGCGCTGTTGCTGGCCGCCACGGTCGGGTTGGGCGGCGCGCTGGTGCTGCGCCGCCCACCGCTGCCCGACGTCGCGGCCGGCATCCTCACCCTGGCCGTGATCGGGACGCTCGGCCGGATCGCCTCGGTGGCGCTGCCCGGCCGGGCTCTGCTGCTGATCGCGGCGGTCATCACGGTGACCGGGCTGGCCGTGCGCGCGGTCCCCGAGGCCGCCCGGCGCGGCCCACAGGTCGCCTCGGCGGTGGCGCTCACCGTCAGCGGACTGGTGGTCGCGGGGGGCGCGCTGCGCGCCGGCGTGGCCCCGGTCCGGGCGTCGCTGCCGGCCTGGGGCGCCGACCTCGACCGGTATCCGGCCGAGTTGGCCGCCGCGGTCGGCCCGACGACCTGGCAGCTCGCAGCCGCCGCGTTCCTGCTCACCATCGCCGCGGTGCTGGCCCTGCCGCCGGACATCCGCCGCGAGTTCGCGGTCGCCGGGGCGGCACTGACCGCGCTGGCCGTGCCGGCCTCCTTCGGTCTCGGCTGGGCGTCGGCACCCTGGCCGATGGTGCTCACCGCCGTCGGCATCGGGGTGACCGGCCTCTCCGCGCGGACCAGCCGGGCCGCGCTGGCGCACGCCGTCGGGGCCGCCCTGGTGGGCCTGCTCGGAGCGGGCGCCAGCCTGGCCGGGCCGACGCTCACCGCCGCGGTCCTGCTCACCCTCTTCGCGGCCGGCGCTCTGGTCGCGCTGGCACCCCGGGTCCGGATCGCCTCGGCCGCCGCCGACACGGTGACCGCCTGGGCCGCCGGGGGCGCCGCGTTCGCGCTGCCCGGGGCCGTCGCCGCGTTCGTGGCCGCCACCGTACCCACCGACCCGACCCCCACCCCGGCCAGCCTGCGCGAGGTGACCGTCCCGGTGCTGGCCGCGAGCTTCCTCGCGGTCTGCGTGACCCTCGGCTACGCCGCCGTGGTGCAGGTGTCCCAACGGCGCATCCCGGCGCCGCTGTCCGTCGGCACCGGACTGGGCGCACTGGTGGTCACCGCCGCCGCCTTCGGCGCGCCCGGAGCGACAGTCGCCGACGCCTGGGTCGGCGCCCTGCTGCTGGTCGCCGCTGTGCTGCTCTTCCTGGCACCGTCGATCGACGCGGGCCGCCGCTCCGACCTCACCCTGGACGGCTCGGACCTGGCCGCCGCAGCGGTCACCACCGCCCTGATCGCCACACTGGTCCGGATCGCCGCCGTGCTGACCCCGGGCGGGCAGTTGGCGGTGGCCGCCGGCCTGGTGCTGCTGGTCGCCGTCGGCGCCCGCGCCATGCCCGAGGAATGGCGGCGCGGGCCCATTCTCGGCATCACCGTCGGCGGCCTGCTGATCGGCGTACTCGCCGGGTGGACGGCGCTGCGCGGGGGACTCGGCGTGCTGGCGACCCCCGGCCCGATCTGGGACGGCGACCTGAGTGGCTGGCCGGCCGCGCCGACCGGTGGCGCCACCTGGCAGGCCCCGGTCGCGTTGGCCCTGCTGTCCATCGCCGCCGGCATTCTGCTCCCCCCTCCGTGGCGGTGGGACGTGTCCGGCGCCGCGGTGGTGCTGGCCACGATCGGCGCGCCCACCGCGTTCGACCTGCCCTGGTGGTCACCGGTCCTGGTCGGCGGAATGGTCGCCACCGTCTACGGGATGGCCGCGGTGGCCACGGAGGAGGCCCGCGCCGGACTGTCCCGGGCCACCGTGGCCGGAGTGGTCGCGCTGCACGCGGCCGGCGCCGGCCTGGTCCGGCCGTGGACCACCGCGCTGGCGCTGGGCAGCATCGCGCTGATCGGCGTGGTGGTGGCCGCGCTGGCCCGCGTACTGGCCGGCCCGCAGGTGACCGACATCGCGACCGAGGGGATGCCGCCGCACCTGGTGCAGATCGGCGGTGCGGCGGCCGGCGCCGCGCTGCTGGCTCTGCCCGGCGCGGTGGCGGCTCTGGCCGCCGAATTCGAACACTCGGCACAGGTGGTGCTGACCGCCGCGCTGGCCGCGTCCAGCCTCGGCCTGGCCGCCGTGGCCGCGGTCCGCAGGCACGTCCCGCAGTACCTGCCGTGGGTCAGTGTGGCAGTGGTCGGCGGGGCCACCATCAGCGCGCTCGCCGCCATCCCCACCGGCCTCGCGTCGGGCGTCTACGCGGCCGCCGCGGCGCTGCTCGGCGTACTGGCCGAGCTGGTCCGCGCGGCCACCGTGCCGCCGGCCGGCTCGGCCCAGCCGGTCCGGCGCTGGGCGGTCCTGCTCGACGGCGCGCTACGGCGGTTGCCGGACGACCCGGAGCGGCGGCGGTGGCGGGTCAGCCCGTCCGCCGGCGCGCTGGCCGCGGCGGCCCTGCCGACCGCCCTCGCGCTCGCCTCGATCACGCCTGCCCTGGTCACCGCCCTGGTCGATCCGCACCGCACGTTGACCCGCATCTGGGAGGGACCGCCACCGGAACTGCTCAGCCCGCCACCGGACGTCGTCGACCCGACCCATGTGCTGACCGCGCTGCTGCTCACCGCGACCGCGGCGCTCGCCGCCACCGGGTTCAGCGGCGGACGGCGATCCCGGGCCGTGCCGGTGGTGCTGCCCGGCGCCGCCGTCACGCTGCTGATCACGCCCATCGCGCTGGGCAACGGTTGGCCGGCAAGCGCCCTCGCCGCGCTCTCGGTCTTCACCATCGCGATGCTCGGTCTCGCACTGACCCCGCCTCCGCCGCTGGTCGAACCGGCCCGCTCGCTGCGGTTGGCCCGGGTGCTGGTCTTCGTCATCGGCCTGGCCGCCGGGGGCGCCGGGCTGGCCGGCAGCCTGGCCACCCGGGAGCTGACGCTGTTCACCCTCGGCGGCGCGGTCGGCGTGGGCGTGGTGGCGGCGCTGTACGGCGCCACCCAGCGGGCCCGCATCCTCGGCTGGCTCTTCGCCTCGCTGATGGCGCAGCTCTTCGTGCTCACCGCCGGCCTGGTCGCCGGGCTGGCCGCGGTCTGGTCCGCGTTCGGGGTCCTCGCGGTCGGAGCGGTCCTGCAGGTGTTCGCGGCGACCCTGCCCCGACTGCGCCGCCCGGAGGCCCAGCGCGAAGCCGCGACCGTGGAGTGGAGCGGGTACGCGGCCGCGCTGATCGCGCTGGCCCTCGCCTTCGACTCGCCCCGGCACATCGCCGCCCTGCTGGCCGCCTGGGGCGCGGTCCTCGGGGTGGCGGCGACGCGACCCGGTCGCCGGCCGGTGGAGCGGCGAATCCTGTTCTGGGCCGTGGTCGCCTGCGAGATCACCGCCTGGTGGATCCTGATGCGGGTCGCCGACGTGGCGCTGCCCGAGGCGTACACGCTGCCGTTCGCCGCGCTGGCTCTGCTGGTCGGGGTGTTGGAGCTGCGCCAGCGGTCGGACATGAGCAGTTGGGTGGCGTACGGGCCGGCCCTGGTCGCCGCGTTCGTGCCCACTCTGGCGATCGTGCTGGCCACCGAGTCCAGCACGCTGCGGCAGATGCTGCTGCTGCTCGGCGCGGTCGCGGTGCTGATCTTCGGCTCGTCCAGCCGGCAGCAGGCGCCGGTGATCGTCGGCTCGTCGGTCACCGCGATCACCGCGATCCACGCGCTGTTCAGCCTCGGCCCGTGGCTGGCACTGATCCCGGTGGGCATCCTGCTGCTGATCCTCGGCGCCAGCAACGAGCGCCGCCGCCGCGCCCAGGAACGCCTGCAGACGGCCCTACGCGGCATGAGATGA
- the purE gene encoding 5-(carboxyamino)imidazole ribonucleotide mutase: MATVGLIMGSDSDWPTMRAAAEVLDDFGVPYEVRVISAHRTPVAMIEYGRDAADRGLKVIIAGAGGAAALPGMVASVTPLPVIGVPVPLKHLDGMDSLLSIVQMPAGIPVATVSIGNARNAGLLAVRILGAADEHLRAKMTTYQQDLEKLVATKEAALRASIS; this comes from the coding sequence GTGGCCACGGTCGGATTGATCATGGGCAGTGATTCGGACTGGCCGACCATGCGGGCCGCGGCCGAGGTGCTCGACGACTTCGGGGTGCCGTACGAGGTCCGGGTGATCTCGGCGCACCGGACCCCGGTCGCCATGATCGAGTATGGCCGTGACGCCGCCGACCGGGGTCTCAAGGTGATCATCGCCGGTGCCGGTGGGGCCGCGGCGCTGCCCGGCATGGTGGCCTCGGTGACCCCGCTGCCGGTGATCGGCGTGCCGGTGCCGTTGAAGCACCTCGACGGCATGGACTCGCTGCTGTCCATCGTGCAGATGCCCGCCGGGATCCCGGTGGCCACCGTCTCGATCGGCAATGCCCGCAACGCCGGCCTGCTCGCCGTGCGGATCCTCGGCGCGGCCGACGAGCACCTGCGCGCCAAGATGACGACCTACCAGCAGGACCTGGAGAAGCTGGTGGCCACCAAGGAAGCCGCCCTCCGGGCGAGTATCAGCTGA
- a CDS encoding 5-(carboxyamino)imidazole ribonucleotide synthase produces MDSRTGLPVVGMVGGGQLARMTHQAAIALGQSLRVLAVAPDDGAALVAADVQYGDHTDLAALRTFAKGCDVVTFDHEHVPTEHIRTLAAEGVTLHPPADALLHAQDKQVMRERLAELGAPNPAWQPVGEPADLVGFGEQVGWPVVLKAARGGYDGRGVWLVDDAAQATELARTLLAGGTRLIVEERVPLRRELAVQVARSPFGQVAAYPVVETVQRDGICVEVLAPAPGLDEELAVTAQQLAIDLATALGVVGLLAVELFEVRDATGRPAIVVNELAMRPHNSGHWTIEGARTSQFEQHLRAVLDYPMGDTALAAPVVVMANVLGGEPGGMSIDERLHHLFAAEPGAKVHLYGKQVRPGRKIGHVTVLGDDLDDVRARAARAVRWLREGHE; encoded by the coding sequence ATGGATTCCCGTACCGGTCTGCCTGTTGTCGGCATGGTGGGTGGCGGCCAGCTGGCCCGGATGACCCACCAGGCCGCGATCGCCCTCGGCCAGTCACTGCGCGTGCTCGCGGTCGCCCCCGACGACGGCGCGGCGCTGGTCGCCGCCGACGTCCAGTACGGCGACCACACCGACCTCGCCGCACTGCGCACCTTCGCCAAGGGCTGCGACGTGGTCACCTTCGACCACGAGCACGTGCCCACCGAGCACATCCGCACGCTGGCGGCGGAGGGCGTGACCCTGCACCCGCCGGCGGACGCGCTGCTGCACGCCCAGGACAAGCAGGTCATGCGGGAACGCCTGGCCGAGCTGGGCGCGCCCAACCCGGCGTGGCAGCCGGTGGGTGAGCCCGCCGACCTGGTCGGCTTCGGCGAGCAGGTCGGCTGGCCGGTGGTGCTCAAGGCGGCCCGGGGTGGCTACGACGGCCGGGGGGTCTGGCTGGTCGACGACGCCGCCCAGGCCACCGAGCTGGCGCGGACGCTGCTCGCCGGCGGCACCCGGCTGATCGTCGAGGAGCGGGTGCCGCTGCGCCGGGAGTTGGCCGTGCAGGTGGCCCGCTCGCCGTTCGGCCAGGTGGCCGCATACCCCGTCGTCGAGACGGTGCAGCGGGACGGCATCTGCGTGGAGGTCCTGGCCCCGGCGCCCGGCCTGGACGAGGAACTGGCGGTCACCGCCCAGCAGCTCGCCATCGACCTGGCCACCGCGCTCGGCGTGGTCGGCCTGCTCGCGGTGGAACTCTTCGAGGTGCGCGACGCGACCGGCCGGCCGGCGATCGTGGTCAACGAACTGGCGATGCGTCCGCACAACTCCGGGCACTGGACCATCGAGGGGGCCCGGACCTCCCAGTTCGAGCAGCACCTGCGGGCGGTGCTCGACTACCCGATGGGTGACACGGCGCTGGCCGCGCCGGTGGTGGTGATGGCCAACGTGCTCGGCGGCGAGCCGGGCGGGATGTCGATCGACGAGCGGCTGCACCACCTCTTCGCGGCCGAGCCGGGCGCCAAGGTGCACCTCTACGGCAAGCAGGTGCGGCCCGGCCGCAAGATCGGGCACGTCACGGTGCTCGGTGACGACCTGGACGACGTACGGGCGCGGGCCGCGCGGGCCGTGCGCTGGCTGCGCGAGGGGCACGAGTGA
- a CDS encoding thioredoxin domain-containing protein — protein MNRLAGATSPYLLQHADNPVDWWPWCDEAFAEAKRRDVPVLISVGYAACHWCHVMAHESFENEHVGALMNDDFVSIKVDREERPDVDAVYMTATQAMTGHGGWPMTVFATPDGTPFFCGTYFPRENFVRLLQSVATAWRDQREEVLRQGAAVVEAIGGAQAVGGPSTPLDAPLLDAAAANLAGEYDATNGGFGRAPKFPPHMNLLFLLRHHQRTDDPRSLEIVRHTAEAMARGGIYDQLAGGFARYSVDAHWTVPHFEKMLYDNALLLRVYTQLWRLTGDPLARRIARDTARFLADELHRPGEGFASALDADTEGVEGLTYAWTPAQLVEVLGEEDGRWAADLFAVTEEGTFEHGMSVLRLARDVDDVAPEIRARWQQVVGRLLTARDNRPQPARDDKVVAAWNGLAITAIVEFQQVVALYASPQDEDANLMEGVVIVADGAMRDAAEHLATVHLVDGRLRRVSRGGAVGEPAGVLEDYGCVAEAFCAMHQLTGEGRWLTLAGGLLDTALEHFAAPGGTFYDTADDAERLVTRPADPTDNATPSGRSALIAGLVAYTALTGEPRYREAAEVALGTVAPIVGQHARFTGYAATVGEALLSGPYEIAVATDDPTGDPLVAAAHRHAPPGAVVVAGRPDQPGVPLLADRPLVDGRSAAYVCRGFVCQRPVTSVEELVAELR, from the coding sequence GTGAACCGACTCGCCGGCGCCACCAGTCCGTACCTGCTCCAGCACGCCGACAACCCGGTCGACTGGTGGCCCTGGTGCGACGAAGCGTTCGCCGAGGCGAAGCGGCGGGACGTGCCGGTGCTCATCTCGGTGGGGTACGCCGCCTGCCACTGGTGCCACGTGATGGCGCACGAGTCGTTCGAGAACGAGCACGTCGGCGCCCTGATGAACGACGACTTCGTGTCGATCAAGGTGGACCGTGAGGAGCGCCCGGACGTGGACGCGGTCTACATGACCGCCACCCAGGCGATGACCGGTCACGGCGGTTGGCCGATGACCGTCTTCGCCACCCCGGACGGCACCCCGTTCTTCTGCGGCACCTACTTTCCGCGGGAGAACTTCGTCCGGTTGCTCCAGTCCGTCGCCACCGCGTGGCGGGACCAGCGCGAGGAGGTCCTGCGCCAGGGCGCCGCGGTGGTCGAGGCGATCGGCGGCGCCCAGGCCGTTGGCGGGCCCAGCACGCCGCTGGACGCCCCGCTGCTCGACGCCGCGGCCGCCAACCTGGCCGGCGAGTACGACGCGACCAACGGCGGCTTCGGGCGCGCCCCGAAGTTCCCGCCGCACATGAACCTGCTCTTCCTGTTGCGTCACCACCAGCGGACGGACGACCCGCGCAGCCTGGAGATCGTCCGGCACACCGCCGAGGCGATGGCCCGGGGCGGCATCTACGACCAGCTCGCCGGAGGCTTCGCCCGGTACTCGGTGGACGCGCACTGGACGGTGCCGCACTTCGAGAAGATGCTCTACGACAACGCGCTGCTGCTGCGGGTCTACACCCAGCTCTGGCGGCTGACCGGCGACCCGCTTGCCCGCCGGATCGCCCGGGACACCGCCCGCTTCCTCGCCGACGAACTGCACCGGCCGGGGGAGGGCTTCGCGTCGGCGCTGGACGCCGACACCGAGGGCGTCGAGGGGCTCACCTACGCCTGGACGCCGGCCCAACTCGTCGAGGTGCTGGGCGAGGAGGACGGCCGCTGGGCCGCCGACCTGTTCGCCGTGACCGAGGAGGGCACTTTCGAACACGGCATGAGCGTGCTCCGTCTCGCCCGGGACGTCGACGATGTCGCACCCGAGATCCGGGCTCGCTGGCAGCAGGTCGTGGGGCGGCTGCTCACGGCCCGTGACAACCGGCCACAGCCGGCCCGGGACGACAAGGTGGTGGCGGCCTGGAACGGCCTGGCGATCACCGCCATCGTCGAGTTTCAGCAGGTCGTCGCCCTGTACGCGTCGCCGCAGGACGAGGACGCCAACCTGATGGAGGGCGTCGTCATCGTCGCCGACGGTGCGATGCGCGACGCCGCCGAGCACCTGGCGACCGTGCACCTGGTCGATGGCCGGTTGCGGCGGGTCTCCCGGGGCGGTGCGGTAGGTGAACCGGCCGGCGTGCTGGAGGACTACGGCTGCGTTGCCGAGGCGTTCTGCGCGATGCACCAGCTCACCGGAGAGGGGCGCTGGCTCACCCTGGCCGGCGGGCTGCTGGACACCGCGCTGGAGCACTTCGCCGCGCCCGGCGGCACCTTCTACGACACCGCCGACGACGCGGAGCGACTCGTCACCCGACCGGCCGACCCCACCGACAACGCCACCCCGTCCGGTCGGTCGGCGCTGATCGCCGGGCTGGTCGCGTACACGGCGCTGACCGGGGAGCCCCGCTACCGGGAGGCCGCCGAGGTGGCGCTCGGCACGGTCGCGCCGATCGTCGGGCAGCACGCCCGGTTCACCGGGTACGCCGCCACGGTCGGCGAGGCGCTGCTCTCCGGGCCGTACGAGATCGCCGTGGCGACCGACGACCCGACCGGCGACCCACTGGTGGCGGCGGCCCACCGGCACGCCCCGCCCGGCGCGGTGGTGGTCGCCGGGCGCCCGGACCAGCCCGGGGTGCCGCTGCTGGCCGACCGGCCGCTTGTCGACGGGCGGTCCGCCGCGTACGTCTGCCGGGGCTTCGTCTGCCAGCGCCCGGTCACGTCGGTCGAGGAGTTGGTCGCCGAGCTCCGCTGA